One region of Quercus lobata isolate SW786 chromosome 2, ValleyOak3.0 Primary Assembly, whole genome shotgun sequence genomic DNA includes:
- the LOC115975581 gene encoding pentatricopeptide repeat-containing protein At5g39350-like, with translation MTSQALSKTKHLLTITAAAQCESLLRSYAAIRSLTKTKQLHAHTITSGLLSTHLRSNLSTAYALCGHVPHARKLFDEMPHRTSFLYNIFIRMYIKKGVPFDALSVFVEMLSSGQCRPDNFTYPFVIKACGDLLLLNVGLVVHGKTLMAGLDLDTFVQNSLLAMYMNCGEKEEARQVFDAMWERSVVSWNTMINGYVRNGCAKEAMMVFSWMMDVGVEPDCATMVSVLPACGYLKDLVSGRKVHALVEEKGLGKKIAAKNALVDMYAKCGSMDEAQLVVDKMGERDVVTWTTMINGYILNGDARSALALCQLMQFDGVRPNSVSIASLLSACGSLCSLEYGRCFHGWAIRQRVESDVIVETALINMYAKCKKIYLSLRVFAKTTKKRTVPWNAILSGCVHNGLAREAIEYFKQMLMEALRPNDATLNSLLPAYSILADLQQATNIHCYLVISGFLSSTEVATGLIDIYSKCGSLESAHKVFSGVPEKEKDIILWSVIIACYGVHGHGEIAVSLFNQMVQSGVKPNEVTFTSVLHACSHAGLVDKGFNLFKFMLENHKMSPRPDHYTCLVDLLGRAGRLDEAYDLIKTMPFKPNYAVWGALLGACVIHENVELGKVAAKWLFELEPENTGNYILMAKIYATAGRWKDAENVRHMMNEIGLRKTAAHSLVEVRNV, from the coding sequence ATGACATCTCAAGCTCTCTCAAAAACCAAACACCTTCTCACTATTACCGCAGCAGCCCAGTGCGAGTCACTCTTGCGAAGCTATGCGGCCATTCGCTCACtcacaaaaaccaaacaactCCATGCCCACACCATCACCTCTGGCCTACTCTCCACCCACCTTCGCTCAAACCTCTCCACAGCCTATGCTCTATGTGGCCACGTCCCCCATGCGCGTAAACTGTTCGACGAAATGCCTCACCGAACCTCATTTTTGTATAACATCTTCATAAGAATGTACATAAAAAAAGGTGTTCCCTTTGATGCACTTAGCGTGTTTGTTGAAATGCTCAGCTCGGGGCAGTGCCGGCCTGATAACTTTACGTACCCTTTTGTTATCAAGGCTTGCGGTGACTTGTTGTTGCTTAATGTGGGGCTTGTAGTTCACGGGAAAACACTGATGGCTGGGCTTGATTTGGACACGTTTGTGCAGAACTCTTTGCTGGCAATGTATATGAATTGTGGTGAGAAGGAGGAGGCGAGACAGGTTTTCGATGCAATGTGGGAACGGAGCGTTGTGTCTTGGAATACAATGATTAATGGGTATGTTCGGAATGGGTGTGCAAAGGAGGCTATGATGGTTTTTAGTTGGATGATGGATGTGGGTGTTGAGCCTGATTGTGCCACCATGGTTTCAGTGTTACCAGCTTGTGGTTACTTGAAGGATTTGGTATCGGGAAGAAAGGTTCACGCGTTAGTAGAAGAGAAGGGTTTGGGGAAGAAGATAGCGGCGAAGAATGCGTTGGTAGACATGTATGCTAAGTGTGGTAGTATGGATGAAGCACAATTAGTTGTTGATAAGATGGGTGAGAGGGATGTGGTCACATGGACAACCATGATCAATGGGTACATTTTGAATGGTGATGCAAGAAGTGCTTTGGCACTTTGTCAGCTGATGCAGTTTGATGGGGTAAGACCCAATTCAGTGAGTATAGCTTCTCTTCTTTCGGCATGTGGTAGTTTGTGTTCTCTGGAGTATGGTAGGTGCTTCCACGGGTGGGCAATAAGGCAAAGAGTTGAGTCTGATGTTATTGTGGAAACTGCATTGATTAACATGTAcgcaaaatgcaaaaaaatttacctcAGCCTTCGAGTGTTTGCTAAAACTACTAAAAAACGAACAGTCCCTTGGAATGCAATTCTTTCTGGGTGTGTTCACAATGGGCTTGCAAGAGAAGCAATAGAATATTTCAAACAAATGCTAATGGAAGCATTACGACCCAATGATGCAACCTTGAATAGTCTCCTTCCTGCATATTCTATTCTTGCAGATTTGCAGCAAGCAACAAACATACACTGTTACCTAGTAATATCTGGGTTTCTTTCAAGCACCGAAGTTGCTACTGGTTTGATAGATATATACTCAAAATGTGGAAGTTTAGAATCTGCTCACAAAGTTTTTAGTGGAGTTCCTGAAAAGGAAAAGGACATTATCCTATGGAGTGTAATAATAGCTTGTTACGGAGTTCATGGTCATGGTGAGATTGCTGTTTCACTTTTCAATCAGATGGTTCAATCTGGGGTGAAACCAAACGAAGTCACTTTCACCTCTGTTTTGCACGCATGCAGCCATGCTGGTTTGGTGGATAAGGGTTTTAATTTGTTCAAATTCATGCTTGAAAATCACAAAATGAGTCCTCGTCCAGATCACTACACTTGCCTAGTCGATCTTCTTGGTCGTGCTGGTCGACTGGATGAAGCTTATGATCTAATCAAGACAATGCCATTTAAGCCTAACTATGCTGTTTGGGGTGCACTGCTTGGTGCTTGTGTGATACATGAGAATGTTGAGCTAGGAAAAGTGGCTGCAAAGTGGCTTTTTGAGCTTGAACCAGAGAACACAGGAAATTACATATTGATGGCAAAAATTTATGCTACAGCAGGAAGGTGGAAAGATGCCGAGAATGTGAGACATATGATGAATGAGATAGGATTAAGAAAAACAGCTGCTCACAGTTTGGTTGAGGTCAGAAATGTGTGA
- the LOC115975582 gene encoding uncharacterized protein LOC115975582: MSKSLLVRTSLSSLRLLRNSSSISSSFSSLLSLLPNPPHQGLRIVLPYNYKIVASTSRPCSHVAAASCSSSESESESEINDDPSKVEHLLSNPDDVARLMKMERRCDQNANADGGRSRSRWFPYLDEFRCGAQCLNSAEVLEALSPHILDMRKDKFRNVVTNRTYSLCLVVEGLCDFGNVSATFRSADALGFQSVHVVSCDSKRYKDNRHVSMGAEKWLDIELWSSIHECFKVLKSRGYRIATTHVGMDAVSIYDMDWSHPTAIVVGNENRGISDEALELSDLHCSIPMKGMVDSFNVSVAAGILMHHAVCDRTSRLVMAILCTQQQSRENQAVSYFENEFMTVILC; the protein is encoded by the exons ATGAGCAAAAGCCTCCTAGTCCGTACATCACTGAGTTCGCTGCGACTCCTCCGAAATTCGTCCTCCATCTCCAGctccttctcttctcttctctctcttcttccgaATCCTCCTCATCAAG gGCTCAGAATCGTTCTTCCCTACAACTACAAAATAGTTGCTTCAACTTCAAGACCTTGTTCTCATGTTGCTGCTGCCTCTTGTTCTTCCTCTGAATCTGAGTCTGAGTCTGAGATCAACGATGACCCCTCCAAAGTCGAACACCTCCTCTCAAACCCAGACGACGTCGCACGCCTCATGAAGATGGAGCGCCGCTGTGATCAGAATGCCAATGCCGATGGAGGCCGCAGCCGCAGCCGCTGGTTCCCATACCTTGACGAGTTCAGGTGTGGGGCCCAATGCCTGAACAGCGCCGAGGTTCTGGAGGCTCTCAGTCCCCACATTTTGGACATGAGGAAGGACAAGTTTCGCAATGTCGTCACCAACCGCACCTATTCCCTCTGCTTGGTCGTTGAAGGTCTCTGTGATTTCGGCAATGTCTCCGCCACTTTTCGCTCTGCCGACGCCCTCGGTTTCCAGTCTGTCCATGTCGTCTCTTGCGATTCCAAAAG GTATAAAGATAACCGCCATGTTAGCATGGGTGCGGAGAAATGGTTGGACATTGAACTTTGGAGCTCCATCCATGAGTGCTTTAAAGTTCTTAAGTCACGTGGTTATCGAATTGCAACTACGCATGTGGGAATGGATGCG GTATCCATTTACGACATGGATTGGTCACACCCAACTGCGATAGTTGTTGGAAATGAGAACAG GGGGATAAGTGATGAGGCTCTGGAGTTGTCAGATTTGCATTGCAGTATTCCAATGAAAGGTATGGTGGACTCTTTCAATGTTTCAGTTGCTGCTGGCATCCTCATGCACCACGCTGTTTGCGACAGAACATCACGACTGGTAATGGCTATTCTGTGCACTCAGCAGCAGAGTAGAGAAAATCAGGctgtttcttattttgaaaatgagttCATGACTGTTATTTTATGCTGA